GATCATTCGTGCTTGGGAGAATCCGAAGCCGAAGAGCTTGAAATTGACGAACATTATCACGGAGAAAAGAGGGGAGACCGCCATCCGGAAAAAATCATCCAAAAGCCATCGTCCAAAAAGAACTTTATTCTTGGCGTTTTGCACCATAAACCCCTCGTCCGTATAGGGGGACAGGCTCCAGGTCAAATCCCGCGGAGCGTCGGCGGTCAAGCCGTTTATTCGCAGGAGAAATCCTACGAGAAGTATGAACCCCAAAAGAAGCCCTGCGGTTTTCGGAGAGATTTCTCTTGCCTGCGCCGATGAAACCGGACGAGCGGACTTGGGCTTTTTTTCGGCCATCGCGCCAGAATATAAGGGGGCAAGATAGAAGTCAAAGCGAAGAATTTTAACCGCAAGTAGGACCACTTCCTGAAAACTGCTTGACTTCTTTGCTTTCGGCATTAAGTTCCAACCGGTTCCTTTAAACCGGTCCTGTGAGGCCGGAAAGGAAAAGAATGCAGAAGGAAAGTCCCGTTTTAGACGAACGCCAAGTGGGCCGCGTATTGGCCCGGATTTCCCACGAAATTTCGGAACGCAACGCCGGCGCCAAAAATCTGGTTGTCGTCGGCATCCAAACCCGCGGCGCCCTTTTAGCCCGAAGATTAGCCAAACTGCTTTCCGAACTGGAAGGGCTTAAAGTTCCGGTTGGGGAAATGGACATCACCTTCTACCGCGACGACATCGAAACCCGCCCCGACCGACCGGTAGTCAAAAAAACCCACATTCCGTTCTCCATCGACGACAAAATCGTCATTTTGGTCGATGACGTTTTGTTCACCGGTCGCACGGTGCGCGCCGCCTTGGATGAACTGATCGATTTCGGCCGCCCCAAAGCGGTGCAGTTGGCCGTCTTGGTCGATCGCGGTCACCGGGAGCTGCCCATTCGCGCCGACTACGTCGGCAAAAACATTCCTACTTCCCAATTGCAGGAAATAATCGTCCGGGTCAAAGAGGCCGACCGGCAGGATTCGGTAACGCTGGCGGACAAAAAGAAGGGGCGGAAGTGAAAAAGTTTCCCCACAAACATCTTTTGGGACTGGAAGGATTGACGCGGGAAGAAATCGAGTTTGTGCTCGATACCGCCGTCACCTTCAAAGAGGTTCTGGAACGCCCGATTAAAAAAGTTCCCACCCTGCGGGGGTTGACCATCGTCAATCTCTTCTACGAGGCCTCCACCCGCACCCGCATCTCCTTCGAACTGGCCCAAAAGCGGCTCTCCGCCGACACGGTGAACTTCTCCCCCTCCGGCTCCTCGGTCAAAAAAGGGGAAACCTTGAAGGACACCGTGCGGAATTTGGAGGCGATGAAAATCGATATGGTGGTGGTACGCCACGCCTCCTCCGGCGTGCCGTACTTTTTGACCCGGTGTTTGGAATCCTCCATCATCAACGCCGGAGACGGCGCTCACGAACATCCGACGCAGGGGCTTCTGGACCTCTATACGATACGGGAAAAATACGGCAAAGTGGAGGGGCTGCGGGTCGTCATCGTCGGCGACGTCAAGCACAGCCGGGTGGCGCGCTCCAACATCTGGGGACTGAAGGCGATGGGGGCCTCCGTCGCCGTTTGCGGGCCTTCCACCCTTCTGCCGGTGGAAATGGAAAAAATGGGGGTCGAGGTTTACACCGATTTGAACAAAGCCCTCTGGGGCGCCGACGTGGTCAATGTTTTGCGTCTGCAACTGGAGCGTATGGAACGCGGCTTTCTCCCCACCCTGCGGGAATATTCCCGCTTGTTTGGTATTAACAAGGAACGGCTGGCTCTCTTGAACAAAAACTACACGATTATGCACCCCGGCCCGATCAACCGCGGCGTGGAAATTACCCCGGAAGTGGCCGACTCGCCGGAGTCGGTGATTTTGGCACAGGTCACCAACGGCGTCGCCGTGCGGATGGCCGTTCTGTATCTTCTCTCCGGCCAGCAGGAGGAAGCGGTTGCCTAAGAAATTAAAGAAAGAGGAAGGGCTTCCCCGCACCCCGGCGATCATCGCCGGCGGCCGCATCGTCGACCCCGCCTCCGGCATCGACCGGCCCGGCGACGTTTATCTCGAGAGCGGCAAAATCGCCCGGCTGGAATTTTCCAAACTCCTTTCAAAAAAATCGATTCAATCGTTCGGTTCGAGGGCGCTGGATGCTTCCGGGTTGGTCGTTTCCCCCGGGTTCGTCGATTTGCACGTTCATCTGCGCGAACCGGGCCGGGAGGATGAAGAAACGATTGTCTCCGGGACGAAGGCCGCAGCAGCGGGCGGTTTCACCTCCGTTTGCTGCATGCCGAATACCGACCCGCCGTTGGACAATCAGGAAAACATCCGCTTCGTTTTGGAACAGGCCCGCTTTGCTTACGCGCGGGTGTATCCCACCGGCTGCATTACCCAGGGGCGCGGGGGGGAGAAGATTGCCGAAATCGGGGATTTGTATGCGGCCGGGGCGGTGGCGGTCACCGATGACGGTTCGCCGGTGATGGATGCCTCCGTGATGCGCCTCGCTTTCGAGTATTCCAAAATGTTCGGCATCCCGGTTGTACAGCATGCCGAGGATATGAACCTCTCGCACGGCGGGATCATGCACGAGGGGTTTGTCTCCACCGTTCTGGGAATGCGGGGCATCCCGGCGGCGGCCGAAGAGGTCATCGTCGCCCGGGATTTGAAGCTTTTGGAAAGTTTCGGTGGCCGTTTGCACATCGCCCATCTTTCCACCGCCGGGGCGTTGGAACTCGTGCGGGAGGCGAAGAGAAAAAAACTGTCGGTCAGTTGCGAGGTCACGCCCCATCATTTGACCTTGACCGATGAGGAAATAAAAAAAAGTTTTAATCCCAACCTGCGGGTCAATCCCCCGGTGCGTTCCAAAAAGGATGTGGAAGCGCTGCGCGAAGGGTTGATTGACGGCACCATCGACGCCATCGCCACCGACCACGCCCCTCATTCCCGGGAGGAAAAGGAAGTGGAATTCGACGCCGCCCCCAACGGAATGATCGGCTTGGAAACCGCCTTCGGCATCGTTATGACTGAACTCGTGGCCAAAGGATATCTCTCGCTCGTGCAGGCCGTCGAAAAGCTTACTGCAGGGCCGGCAAAGGTTTTCGGTCTTTCGGGTGGCCGGTTGAAAGCCGGCCATCCCGCCGACCTCACCCTTTTCGACCCCAACCAAGGCTGGACGTAT
The sequence above is drawn from the Verrucomicrobiia bacterium genome and encodes:
- the pyrR gene encoding bifunctional pyr operon transcriptional regulator/uracil phosphoribosyltransferase PyrR — encoded protein: MQKESPVLDERQVGRVLARISHEISERNAGAKNLVVVGIQTRGALLARRLAKLLSELEGLKVPVGEMDITFYRDDIETRPDRPVVKKTHIPFSIDDKIVILVDDVLFTGRTVRAALDELIDFGRPKAVQLAVLVDRGHRELPIRADYVGKNIPTSQLQEIIVRVKEADRQDSVTLADKKKGRK
- a CDS encoding aspartate carbamoyltransferase catalytic subunit, with product MKKFPHKHLLGLEGLTREEIEFVLDTAVTFKEVLERPIKKVPTLRGLTIVNLFYEASTRTRISFELAQKRLSADTVNFSPSGSSVKKGETLKDTVRNLEAMKIDMVVVRHASSGVPYFLTRCLESSIINAGDGAHEHPTQGLLDLYTIREKYGKVEGLRVVIVGDVKHSRVARSNIWGLKAMGASVAVCGPSTLLPVEMEKMGVEVYTDLNKALWGADVVNVLRLQLERMERGFLPTLREYSRLFGINKERLALLNKNYTIMHPGPINRGVEITPEVADSPESVILAQVTNGVAVRMAVLYLLSGQQEEAVA
- a CDS encoding dihydroorotase encodes the protein MPKKLKKEEGLPRTPAIIAGGRIVDPASGIDRPGDVYLESGKIARLEFSKLLSKKSIQSFGSRALDASGLVVSPGFVDLHVHLREPGREDEETIVSGTKAAAAGGFTSVCCMPNTDPPLDNQENIRFVLEQARFAYARVYPTGCITQGRGGEKIAEIGDLYAAGAVAVTDDGSPVMDASVMRLAFEYSKMFGIPVVQHAEDMNLSHGGIMHEGFVSTVLGMRGIPAAAEEVIVARDLKLLESFGGRLHIAHLSTAGALELVREAKRKKLSVSCEVTPHHLTLTDEEIKKSFNPNLRVNPPVRSKKDVEALREGLIDGTIDAIATDHAPHSREEKEVEFDAAPNGMIGLETAFGIVMTELVAKGYLSLVQAVEKLTAGPAKVFGLSGGRLKAGHPADLTLFDPNQGWTYRAAEGYSKSINSPFDGWSFKGKIVSTLMNGKVIYPFESKLEVTPLGPQDKIKIRVSGRKKQKKR